The following coding sequences are from one Eucalyptus grandis isolate ANBG69807.140 chromosome 11, ASM1654582v1, whole genome shotgun sequence window:
- the LOC104427605 gene encoding sugar carrier protein C, with the protein MAGGFGIESGGVPKDYPGKVTTYVLITCIAAAMGGLIFGYDIGISGGVTSMAPFLKRFFPAVYRKEALDKSTNQYCKFDSFTLTMFTSSLYLAALVASLVASKVTRSLGRRWSMLLGGTIFLCGAIVNAAAQNIAMLIIGRTLLGIGVGFAIQSVPLYVSEMAPYKRRGSLNVLFQLSITVGILCANVVNYFTQKMANGEGWRVSLGGAAVPALIIGISAFFLPNTPNSILEKGNPTKAREMLRRIRGVSDHEVEAEFNDIVEASQASKAVKNPWGNLGKRKYRPHLIMSVLIPMFQQLTGINVVMFYAPVLFITIGFGNDASLMSALITGGVNVVATFISVYGTDKWGRRPLFLWGGGLMLIFQAAVAFLIGWKFGTTGQANNLPGWYAIVVVVCICIFVSAYAFSWGPLGWLVPSEIFPLEIRSAAQSIVVCVNMLFTFLVAQIFLAMLCHLKFGLFIFFAFFVALMTAFIYVFVPETKNIPIEEMSQVWEEHWYWKKYVVINGPSSPEKV; encoded by the exons ATGGCGGGTGGCTTCGGCATCGAAAGCGGCGGCGTCCCCAAGGATTATCCTGGGAAAGTCACCACTTACGTTCTCATCACATGCATCGCTGCTGCCATGGGGGGTTTGATATTCGGGTATGACATCGGTATTTCGG GCGGCGTGACGTCCATGGCTCCGTTCCTAAAGAGGTTCTTCCCTGCCGTGTACCGGAAGGAGGCATTGGACAAGTCGACCAATCAATACTGCAAGTTCGACAGCTTCACGTTGACTATGTTCACGTCGTCGCTCTACTTGGCGGCGCTCGTGGCCTCGCTGGTCGCATCCAAGGTGACAAGGAGCCTGGGGCGGAGGTGGTCCATGTTGCTAGGCGGCACGATCTTCCTCTGTGGCGCTATCGTAAATGCTGCCGCACAAAACATCGCTATGCTGATCATTGGCCGGACATTGCTCGGCATTGGAGTCGGCTTCGCCATTCAG TCCGTGCCACTCTACGTGTCGGAGATGGCGCCATACAAGCGCCGCGGCTCACTCAATGTGCTCTTCCAGCTGTCCATCACGGTGGGCATCCTGTGCGCGAATGTGGTCAACTACTTCACCCAGAAGATGGCCAATGGCGAAGGGTGGCGCGTGAGCCTTGGCGGTGCGGCGGTCCCTGCCCTCATCATCGGCATCTCGGCCTTCTTCCTCCCCAACACCCCCAACTCCATCCTTGAGAAGGGCAACCCCACCAAGGCACGGGAGATGCTCCGCCGCATCCGAGGGGTTTCTGACCATGAGGTGGAGGCCGAGTTCAACGACATCGTGGAGGCCAGCCAGGCGTCCAAGGCCGTGAAGAACCCATGGGGCAACCTCGGCAAGCGGAAGTATCGGCCACACTTGATCATGTCGGTGCTCATCCCAATGTTCCAACAACTTACTGGGATCAACGTGGTCATGTTCTACGCGCCAGTCCTATTCATCACCATCGGGTTCGGGAACGATGCATCGCTCATGTCGGCACTTATCACTGGCGGTGTCAATGTGGTTGCAACATTCATCTCCGTGTATGGGACTGATAAGTGGGGACGTCGCCCTCTCTTCTTATGGGGTGGAGGTTTGATGCTCATCTTTCAG GCGGCGGTGGCGTTCCTAATCGGCTGGAAGTTTGGCACGACAGGCCAAGCGAACAACCTACCCGGGTGGTATGCCATTGTCGTGGTGGTCTGCATCTGCATCTTTGTAAGCGCCTATGCCTTCTCATGGGGGCCGCTGGGGTGGCTGGTGCCAAGCGAGATATTCCCCCTGGAGATCCGGTCGGCTGCTCAGAGCATCGTCGTGTGTGTCAACATGCTCTTCACCTTCTTGGTTGCACAGATCTTCCTAGCCATGCTCTGCCACCTGAAATTCggcctcttcatcttctttgccttcttTGTCGCTCTCATGACGGCCTTCATCTACGTCTTCGTGCCAGAGACGAAGAATATCCCGATCGAAGAGATGTCCCAAGTCTGGGAGGAACATTGGTATTGGAAGAAATACGTGGTCATAAATGGACCGTCTTCGCCAGAGAAAGTTTAG